Within the Pseudoalteromonas ulvae UL12 genome, the region GCGGTTAGATGTCAGATTGCCTGATGATGTTAAAGGGCAATTGCGAGATAAAGTGAATACTGCAATGTCACAAACCGAACAAGCGCTCATACAAATAGAGCGATCGGTTAATGGCATTAGTCAGGGAGATTTTAGCCAAGAAATCAACGTACCCCTTAGTGGAACTCTTGATGCAGTGAAAATCAGTATTAATTCGGCGCTCAAGAGTATAAATATTTCGGTTTCTGCTATCGTCCAAGCGATGCAGGCTGTGGAAAAAGGTGATTTCTCTGCTCATGTTGATGGGCAATACCAAGGGGCATTTGCTCAATTGCAACATTCAATAAATCAATCCGTAAAAGTAAATCAACAAGCGTTAAATGCCATTAAGCAGACGTTTTCGTATTTAGCAGAAGGTGAATTTAAAACCCTTAATGTTGAGGTATTGCAAGGTGATTTTGCTTTATTAGGTAAAGAATTAAATCACACAATTTTACAATACAGGCAAACGTTTGAAGAAATTGTTCGTGCATCTAACGATATTGCTGAGGGGCATTTATCGGTTCGTATTTCGGAAAAATTTCCAGGCGAACTGGGTAAATTGAGCCAAGCACTCAATCGCTCTACACATCAATTAGAAGTGGGAGTAACGAATATAAATAGTGTGATGAAACACGCCTCAGCAGGGGACTTTGGCCATCAAATCACGGCTAACTTGGGCGGTGATTTAGCCACGCTAAAACAAAATATTAATAAAATGATTTCTGATACAAAATCGGCTGTTTTAGATATTGCTGATGCGATTCAGCAACTTTCACAAGGGGAGCTTAGCGATCCTATTATGGTGAGCTATGAAGGGATATTTGGCCAACTGAAAGACGATACCAATTTCACTATTGCTAAACTCAAAGCTTTTATTAATGGAGATTTATCGACCATCATGGATGCAGCAAAGGCCGGCCAGTTAGAAACACGCATTGACCTAAATGCGAAGCAAGGGTTTTATATGCAAATTAGTGATGGGATTAATCAAATTGTTGGCCGATGCGCTGATGTCATTGAAGATTGCCAACATGTGATGTCTAGCTTGGCTAACAGTGATCTTAGCCCAAGGATTGAGCGCGAATACCAAGGAAGCTTTAATGAATTAAAGCAAAATACCAATGCATCTTTGGATCACCTTAGCAACGTAATAGAAAAGATAAAATTAGCCTCACTTGCAAATCTCAATGGCATAGACGAAATAAGTAAAGGAAATACAAATCTAAGCCAACGTACAGAGCAACAAGCTGCGTCACTTGAAGAAATAAACGCCACTATGTCAGACATTACCGATATGGTTTCGCAAAATGCTGATCAAGCTAAATTAGTTGAGTCTCGGATGCAAACCACTAGTGACACTGCTGAGGAAGGAGGCACAGTGGTTGAGCGTGCTATTGCCAGTATGTTAGAAATTAATCAAGCCAGTAAAAGCATCGAAGACATTATCAGTGTGATTGATGAAATTGCTTTTCAGACTAATTTACTTGCATTGAATGCCGCGGTTGAATCGGCACGGGCTGGGGATTCTGGCCGTGGTTTTGCGGTTGTCGCTGCAGAAGTACGAAACTTAGCTCAGCGAAGTGCAAGTTCAGCGAAAAAAATTACTCAACTGATTGCTGAGACGGTGAGTAAAGTCGAGCATGGCTCAGTATTAGTGCAAGAATCAGGGGCCACGTTACGTCAAATTATCAGTTTGATACGAGAAGCGGCCAGCAGTGCGACCCAAATAGCGACCGAATCGATTGATCAACAATATCGTGTCAAAGAAACAAAAACCGCGATAGAGCAGCTCGATAAAGTGACACAAAGTAACTCAGCACTGGTAGAGCAAATTGCCAGCGCAAGTCAAAATTTAGCCGGGCAATCTCAAAGTACCTTAACGCTTTTAGAGAGCTTCAAATTATCTAAACAAACAGGGAATGGTTCTGGCGTGTTACTGTTAACGCAATAATAGAAGAGATTGACCAGTGTTAAATGATTAACGCTGGTCGTTTAATGGCAAGAGGATTAATTCCCCCAAGGGTTGCTGTCACTTTGGCGTTTTTTACGATCGCGGGCGAGGTCTTTATTGCGCTTTTTTTCTTGGATGCGTTTTGCATCACTAAAGCTTAGTTCACAAGGTGTGCCCGGTTGATGATCTTCAGGGATCACTCTGTCACGTGGTGGCAATTGATATTGAACATCGTCAGGTTTTGGCAGGTTTTTAAGTCGATATAAATAAAAGTTTTCGACTTTTTCTTGTGCCCATTGTGTTTTACGTAAAAACTTCACCGTTGCTTCTAAGC harbors:
- a CDS encoding VF530 family protein: MSNKELFGNNPLQGVKLEQVVSELVDQYGWELLHAYLQINCFKNNPSLEATVKFLRKTQWAQEKVENFYLYRLKNLPKPDDVQYQLPPRDRVIPEDHQPGTPCELSFSDAKRIQEKKRNKDLARDRKKRQSDSNPWGN
- a CDS encoding methyl-accepting chemotaxis protein, with product MLTLFLEKSTIKTKFNTVVLLPFMIITLLLSYLVWQNINASQRQQSVQARLLQAEKLAAVAHHFAVERGLTAGYLARKGGDSDALKKQYINADNAAYELIGILPALKLTAHRDELRLLDLLEKEILKRDTLRQGVLELSPPHSPFTYYSNINATALTVLEQVMTEMNDPLASQMFRAYLALTWLKEKAGQERGALNGVFTSGELPISKAVAIQSYLSEQHYFQERLIHFSSDEFNQQFDVLLNDDAVKQVNAMRDVFNQTLLLKQNTNRLVSLLSTGNKGAFNAFKTELNQPHALFSDTQRNHLLSILENINEATSDSQKYAVFQGIQQFEKMYNPLLSVNASDWFSVATRRIDLLNELVKKKSAQLAMYVNEKANTLMWISILEVLFGVVLLVALFGIGRAIANKMVKDLAIINNSISDVSNRFDFKTRSKIVGEDEIAITSTMFNRMLDKLEGAIGEAVYVCDAIAEGDFSKRINGEFVGDLASLKKGINRSANSVASTMSSLEMVIDGLAEGRLDVRLPDDVKGQLRDKVNTAMSQTEQALIQIERSVNGISQGDFSQEINVPLSGTLDAVKISINSALKSINISVSAIVQAMQAVEKGDFSAHVDGQYQGAFAQLQHSINQSVKVNQQALNAIKQTFSYLAEGEFKTLNVEVLQGDFALLGKELNHTILQYRQTFEEIVRASNDIAEGHLSVRISEKFPGELGKLSQALNRSTHQLEVGVTNINSVMKHASAGDFGHQITANLGGDLATLKQNINKMISDTKSAVLDIADAIQQLSQGELSDPIMVSYEGIFGQLKDDTNFTIAKLKAFINGDLSTIMDAAKAGQLETRIDLNAKQGFYMQISDGINQIVGRCADVIEDCQHVMSSLANSDLSPRIEREYQGSFNELKQNTNASLDHLSNVIEKIKLASLANLNGIDEISKGNTNLSQRTEQQAASLEEINATMSDITDMVSQNADQAKLVESRMQTTSDTAEEGGTVVERAIASMLEINQASKSIEDIISVIDEIAFQTNLLALNAAVESARAGDSGRGFAVVAAEVRNLAQRSASSAKKITQLIAETVSKVEHGSVLVQESGATLRQIISLIREAASSATQIATESIDQQYRVKETKTAIEQLDKVTQSNSALVEQIASASQNLAGQSQSTLTLLESFKLSKQTGNGSGVLLLTQ